GATGGCCACAACGCTGACTGCAGCCGTTTCGGGTTGGGGTTCTGCCAAGGGGGTAGGTGCAGTCGGTACTGTGGTTGCCGGTTCACTGACAGAAGATCCGAGCAAGTTCGGTAAGCTGCTTATTTTACAGGCGTTGCCGGGCACCCAAGGTATTTATGGACTGATTACGTGGTTCGTGTTTATGATTATGAGCGGATTTATGAGCGGCGCACCGAAAGATTTGACTTTTGCTCAAGGCTGGATGATCGCGGCTGCTTGTATGCCGATGATGATTGTCGGTTTCTTCTCTGCCGTACACCAAGGCCGCGTGGCTGCCGCCGGTTGTTCATTAGTCGGCAAACGTCCGGAAGAACAATCTAAAGCTATAGTTCTGGCAGCTATGGTTGAAACATACGCTATCTTTGCGCTGTTGGTATCTGTTTTGACTATCATCTTTGTTGTGAGGTAAAAATAGTGGAAGGTTTAGAGAGGATCCATCAGCAGATCTGTCAAGAGGCTGAAACTGAGGCTGCTGCTATCCGCGAGGCTGCCTTACAAAGCCAAGCGGCCGCCCTGCGTGAGGCTCAGGCTCAAGCGGATGAACTCTACGAAAACGCTTTAGCGGAGAGCCGCGCCAAACAGCAACGAGCCGAATCACAGCTGCGCGCTGAATTGAATATGACAGAACGGCGGACTTTGCTTGGCACCAAGCAGATGTGGATACATAAGGTTTTTGCAGCTGCATTAAAGCAATTGGCTGCACGGGAAGAATCCGTCAAAATCGCAGATTATTTGACTATGCTTGAAAATCCGGATTTCCTGAGCGAGTGCCGCGCGAATGCGAACGTTGTTCCGGTTATCGAGCTAGCGGCGAACGATGCGGCATTGCTTCCAGCCTTGCGGGCCGAGCTGCCTTTCAAGGCGGAGATCAAAGCTGATCGTAAAGATTTTACTGCCGGCCTTACTGTTACGGTGGGTCAAGTACATTTTAATTACACTTATGAGGAAGATATGCGCCGGCGCGAGGCCGAGTTTATCGGAACAGTCGGAGCGAAGCTCTTTCCCGGAAAGGATTGAAAATAATGCGCTATTCAGATCAACGCTGGCCGGTGGGTGGCGATGATGTGGCATACGGACAGAGTACCGGAAGGCTGCGCATACTGGAAACTCGGTTGCTGGCGGCGGTGGAACTGGAAACGGCAATCCGCCAAGGCGATAATGCGACGTGGAAACAGCTGCTTGATCGTTTGGACTATCCTGCCGGAGCTGATTTGCTACAGCGAGTAAATAAAGCCGGGGAAGCTGCCGACGCGCTTTTGGTCGAGCTGAGCATGGATAAAGTTTTGAGCTATGGACTTTTACTGTATCAGCCGTACCACAATTTAAAAGTGTTCCTAAAAGCACTTTTACCGTCCGACGGGCAGTCTGTAAAAGCTGCTTGGCATGACGAAAAGAACGACGCGATTCCCGAGCATTTAAAAGAGCTGCTATACTTTAACGCTTCTGAAAATATAGAAACTTGCAGAAAATTAGTGGTCGAAACTTTAGTCCAAACGGATGAGCGTCCGGTTGATCCGGCCGATTATAACAGCTTTTCCGATGAGTTCATCGGCATGGATGAGCTCAGGGCAGATTCTTTTATCCGTACGCATGTACCTGAAATTTTTAAACATGCTGTTCTGGCCGCTGCCAGATCCTATGCCGCCGTATCGGAGGTAGGACAGATAGACGCCGTTTTGGACAAGTTTTATTTTGCCCATCTAGCGGCCTTGGCTAATCGGAGCCGCCAGGCTTTTTTGCGGGTCTATGCCGAACTCAAGGCTGATATAGCCAACATGAATATTTTATACCGTTCGGTCAAGCTTAAATTGGAAGCTACTAAGGTAAGTGAGCTATGGGTGCCGGGTGGACAAATTAAAAACGGGGAGGCTCTGACCAAATTGTTGCGTGAAGACGCAGCTGCTTGGCGGAAGGCCTGGTCTGCCACTCCGGTAAATGAAATAGCGGCTATAGCTTTTGCGGCTTCGCACTCGAATGGCGGCGAGGTTGTCCCTCCGGGAACGTTTGCTAAGGCGGCGGACGACATGGTCATGGATTTGGCGCGGACCGGTTTAAAAGTTGTCTACGGCCCGCAAGTCGTTGCCGGGTATTGGCTGGCGAAACAGGCAGAAATACGAAATCTGCGCTTACTGTTTTCTTTGAGAGCACAGGGCAAAGATCGCGAAGCTTTACTTGGACTGATGCGGGAGGTGTATATCCATGGATAAGAATGTGCGCAAGATTGCCGTGGTCGGTGATCCGGCAACTGTCCTTGGTTTCCGCGGCTTAGGTTTTGAGACGTGGCCGGCCAATCCCGGTGAAGAGGTGCTTACCGTCCTGAAAAAGCTAGTGGAGAATGATGAATACGGGATTATATACATAACCAACCATTTGGCTGAAGATGCAGCACCGTATTTAGCTGAAATCAGTCGCAGAACTTTGCCGGCCGTTATTCCGATTTCAATGGGGCCGCCGGCCGCCGCTTTGGGGCAGTTGGCACTGAATGACGCGGTACGTCGGGCGGTAGGTTTCGATATTTTAGCCAATAAAGAGGAACAATAAGCTGAGCATGGCTCAGATGAATAGGAGTTAAAGATGAAACAGGTCAGTCAGGGAACTATTTTAAAAGTATCCGGCCCCCTTGTAGTGGCTTCCGGGATGCGAGATGTACAAATGTTTGATGTTGTGCGGGTTTCCTCGAATCACCTTATCGGTGAGGTAATTGAAATTCATGGCGACAAAGCCTCAATTCAAGTGTATGAGGAAACGGCCGGTTTAGGGCCGGGGGAGCCGGTTGTATCAGCCGGTGAGCCACTGTCTATGGAACTGGGGCCGGGCTTGATCGGTAACATGTTTGATGGTATCGGCCGTCCTTTAGAGCGGATGCGCAAATTGAGTGGCGACAACATTCAACGGGGAGTGCAGATCCCGAGCTTAGATCGAGAAAAAGTTTGGCATTTTGCGGCCGTAGCTAAGGTCGGTGACCAAGTCTCAGCCGGCGATATTTTGGGTGAAGTACAGGAAACTAGCCTGATTAAGCATAAAATTATGGTTCCGCCTTTCCATAAGGGCGAGATAATTAAAATATCTGACGGCGATTTTAAGGTCGATGATGTCGTAGCAGTGCTGAAAACTGCTGAAGGGAAAGAAGAAAACGTAACTCTTTATCATACTTGGCCGGTCAGACGAGGGCGGCCGTACAAAGCCAAAATCGCCCCGGAACGCCCATTGATCACCGGGCAACGTGTGGTTGACACTTTCTTCCCTCTGGCCAAAGGTGGTACGGCTGCAGTCCCTGGCCCTTTCGGCAGCGGCAAAACGGTTATTCAGCATCAGCTGGCTAAGTGGGCGGAAGCGGATGTCGTTGTTTATATAGGTTGTGGCGAACGAGGCAATGAGATGACGGATGTTTTGATGGAATTCCCGGAATTGATTGATCCGAAAACCGGCAAGTCACTCATGGAGCGCACGATTTTGATTGCCAATACGTCCGATATGCCGGTCGCAGCCCGTGAAGCTTCGATATACACAGGTATAACGATTGCTGAGTATTTCCGCGATATGGGTTATTCGGTATCCATCATGGCCGATTCCACTTCTAGATGGGCTGAAGCTCTACGTGAGATGTCCGGCCGTTTGGAAGAAATGCCGGGTGAAGAAGGCTATCCGGCTTACCTAGGTTCACGCTTGGCACAGTTCTATGAACGTGCCGGAGAAGTGAGCTGCCTTTGCTCGGAAGGCGAGGAGCGGCGTGGCGTTTTGACTGCCATAGGAGCGGTTTCCCCGCCGGGTGGAGATATGTCCGATCCGGTCGTGCAATCCACCTTACGAATTGTCAAGGTTTTCTGGCAGCTTGATTCGGCTTTGGCTTACAAACGACATTTCCCGGCTATCAACTGGCTGAATTCTTATTCGCTTTATGCCGATACGATAGATGAATGGATGAACGGTAATGTAGAT
This is a stretch of genomic DNA from Mageeibacillus indolicus UPII9-5. It encodes these proteins:
- a CDS encoding V-type ATP synthase subunit F, producing MDKNVRKIAVVGDPATVLGFRGLGFETWPANPGEEVLTVLKKLVENDEYGIIYITNHLAEDAAPYLAEISRRTLPAVIPISMGPPAAALGQLALNDAVRRAVGFDILANKEEQ
- a CDS encoding V0D/AC39 family V-type ATPase subunit — protein: MRYSDQRWPVGGDDVAYGQSTGRLRILETRLLAAVELETAIRQGDNATWKQLLDRLDYPAGADLLQRVNKAGEAADALLVELSMDKVLSYGLLLYQPYHNLKVFLKALLPSDGQSVKAAWHDEKNDAIPEHLKELLYFNASENIETCRKLVVETLVQTDERPVDPADYNSFSDEFIGMDELRADSFIRTHVPEIFKHAVLAAARSYAAVSEVGQIDAVLDKFYFAHLAALANRSRQAFLRVYAELKADIANMNILYRSVKLKLEATKVSELWVPGGQIKNGEALTKLLREDAAAWRKAWSATPVNEIAAIAFAASHSNGGEVVPPGTFAKAADDMVMDLARTGLKVVYGPQVVAGYWLAKQAEIRNLRLLFSLRAQGKDREALLGLMREVYIHG
- a CDS encoding V-type ATP synthase subunit E; the protein is MEGLERIHQQICQEAETEAAAIREAALQSQAAALREAQAQADELYENALAESRAKQQRAESQLRAELNMTERRTLLGTKQMWIHKVFAAALKQLAAREESVKIADYLTMLENPDFLSECRANANVVPVIELAANDAALLPALRAELPFKAEIKADRKDFTAGLTVTVGQVHFNYTYEEDMRRREAEFIGTVGAKLFPGKD
- a CDS encoding V-type ATP synthase subunit K — encoded protein: MTFADYISQVFTGPSIALMATTLTAAVSGWGSAKGVGAVGTVVAGSLTEDPSKFGKLLILQALPGTQGIYGLITWFVFMIMSGFMSGAPKDLTFAQGWMIAAACMPMMIVGFFSAVHQGRVAAAGCSLVGKRPEEQSKAIVLAAMVETYAIFALLVSVLTIIFVVR
- a CDS encoding V-type ATP synthase subunit A, with the translated sequence MKQVSQGTILKVSGPLVVASGMRDVQMFDVVRVSSNHLIGEVIEIHGDKASIQVYEETAGLGPGEPVVSAGEPLSMELGPGLIGNMFDGIGRPLERMRKLSGDNIQRGVQIPSLDREKVWHFAAVAKVGDQVSAGDILGEVQETSLIKHKIMVPPFHKGEIIKISDGDFKVDDVVAVLKTAEGKEENVTLYHTWPVRRGRPYKAKIAPERPLITGQRVVDTFFPLAKGGTAAVPGPFGSGKTVIQHQLAKWAEADVVVYIGCGERGNEMTDVLMEFPELIDPKTGKSLMERTILIANTSDMPVAAREASIYTGITIAEYFRDMGYSVSIMADSTSRWAEALREMSGRLEEMPGEEGYPAYLGSRLAQFYERAGEVSCLCSEGEERRGVLTAIGAVSPPGGDMSDPVVQSTLRIVKVFWQLDSALAYKRHFPAINWLNSYSLYADTIDEWMNGNVDPAWAKKRAAAIKLLQEEAELEEIVKLVGLDALSAGDRVKLEASRSLREDFLHQNSFDEIDTYSSLNKQKYMLSIIMEYYEQATRAVAEGAKIHEVTGLKVMEGIGRLKYVREDEVETTYQKLAYELTAELDEVRNQNV